A stretch of the Chitiniphilus purpureus genome encodes the following:
- a CDS encoding symmetrical bis(5'-nucleosyl)-tetraphosphatase, translated as MARYAIGDLQGCWEELKRLLDAVAFDSAADQLYLVGDLVNRGPGSLEVLRWAHRHPDSVFAVLGNHDLHLLACYAGHGTLKESDTLAEVLAAPDADQLCDWLRKQPLLRVLPDAVIVHAGLWPFWHREHATAACAEVESALCAPDWQVFLADMYGNKPAHWEQARTPADRARFTINAATRMRFVDASGALQLKFKGELDQAPPELVPWFDAPGRNRWGRVVCGHWSALGLLMRDDLWAIDTGCVWGGRLTAVCLDDARVMQVAADRSYQEIGQ; from the coding sequence ATGGCTCGCTATGCAATTGGCGATTTGCAGGGGTGTTGGGAGGAACTGAAGCGATTGCTCGATGCAGTTGCGTTCGATAGCGCAGCTGATCAGTTGTATCTGGTGGGCGACCTCGTCAATCGGGGCCCCGGCTCCCTGGAGGTGCTGCGCTGGGCACATCGGCACCCGGACAGTGTCTTCGCGGTATTGGGAAACCACGATCTGCATCTGCTCGCCTGCTACGCCGGCCATGGCACGCTCAAAGAGAGCGATACGCTGGCCGAGGTCCTGGCGGCGCCGGATGCCGACCAGCTGTGCGACTGGCTCAGGAAACAACCGCTGCTGCGCGTGCTGCCTGATGCGGTTATCGTCCACGCCGGCCTTTGGCCGTTCTGGCACCGCGAGCACGCCACTGCTGCCTGTGCTGAAGTCGAATCCGCTTTATGCGCGCCGGATTGGCAGGTCTTTCTGGCCGACATGTATGGCAACAAGCCGGCGCATTGGGAACAGGCCCGCACCCCGGCCGACCGTGCCCGCTTCACGATCAACGCTGCCACGCGGATGCGCTTCGTCGACGCTTCCGGCGCGCTGCAGCTCAAGTTCAAGGGAGAGCTGGATCAGGCGCCGCCTGAGCTCGTGCCCTGGTTTGATGCCCCCGGGCGCAACAGGTGGGGCCGGGTGGTATGTGGCCATTGGTCGGCGCTGGGGCTGCTGATGCGGGATGACTTGTGGGCGATCGATACCGGCTGCGTCTGGGGGGGCAGGTTGACCGCTGTATGCTTGGATGACGCCCGGGTGATGCAGGTGGCAGCCGATCGTTCCTATCAGGAGATCGGTCAGTAG
- the coaE gene encoding dephospho-CoA kinase (Dephospho-CoA kinase (CoaE) performs the final step in coenzyme A biosynthesis.), producing MQVVGLTGGVGSGKSTAARLFAGHGAPIVDTDEIAHRLSLPPSPVLPEIRAAFGSAYLLADGSLDRARMRETIFNDRDAKAQLEALLHPHILQEAKQALAVQADTTPYALLVAPLLFEAPEFHALTKRSLLIDCDEALQLERVSRRPGLTTAAAQDIMRNQMPRRQRLALADDIIENNGSLEALARAVKQWHLYYLDWSKNIR from the coding sequence ATGCAGGTGGTCGGCCTCACAGGTGGCGTCGGCAGCGGCAAGAGCACCGCCGCCCGGCTGTTTGCCGGGCATGGCGCCCCGATCGTCGATACCGACGAGATTGCACACCGGCTCTCGCTGCCCCCATCGCCGGTATTGCCGGAAATCAGGGCGGCATTCGGGTCTGCCTATCTGCTGGCCGACGGCAGCCTGGATCGCGCAAGGATGCGCGAGACCATATTCAATGACCGTGACGCCAAGGCTCAGCTGGAAGCGCTGCTTCACCCGCATATCCTGCAAGAGGCCAAGCAGGCACTGGCCGTGCAGGCCGACACCACACCCTATGCCCTGCTCGTGGCGCCACTGTTGTTCGAGGCGCCGGAATTCCATGCGCTGACCAAGCGCTCGCTGCTGATCGATTGCGATGAAGCACTGCAGCTGGAGCGGGTTTCCCGCCGCCCGGGCCTGACGACGGCTGCCGCCCAGGACATCATGCGCAACCAGATGCCGCGCCGGCAACGGCTTGCGCTGGCCGATGACATCATCGAAAACAACGGTTCGCTTGAAGCGCTGGCACGCGCGGTGAAGCAATGGCATTTGTACTATCTGGATTGGTCAAAGAACATCAGATAA
- the rplQ gene encoding 50S ribosomal protein L17 yields the protein MRHRLANRKLNRTSSHRQALLRNLANALLRHEVIKTTLPKAKELRRVAEPLITLGKAPSLANRRLAFDRTRDREIVVKLFDVLGPRYAARNGGYLRILKCGFRPGDNAPMALVELVDRPEEAEAVEADAA from the coding sequence ATGCGTCACCGTTTAGCCAATCGTAAACTCAACCGTACCTCCAGCCATCGTCAGGCGCTGCTGCGCAATCTGGCGAACGCGCTGCTGCGTCACGAAGTCATCAAGACCACGCTGCCCAAGGCCAAGGAACTGCGCCGCGTTGCTGAACCGCTGATCACCCTCGGCAAGGCACCGTCGCTGGCCAACCGTCGTCTGGCGTTCGACCGCACCCGCGATCGTGAGATCGTGGTGAAGCTGTTCGATGTGCTGGGGCCGCGCTACGCCGCCCGGAATGGCGGTTATCTGCGTATCCTCAAGTGCGGCTTCCGTCCCGGCGACAATGCGCCGATGGCGTTGGTCGAACTGGTGGACCGCCCGGAGGAAGCTGAAGCCGTCGAGGCCGATGCCGCCTGA
- a CDS encoding DNA-directed RNA polymerase subunit alpha, translating into MQNLANELLKPRIIDVQAQSSAQARVVMEPFERGYGHTLGNALRRILLSSMPGFAPTEVKIEGVVHEYSALDGVQEDVVDILLNLKGVVLKLHGREAVALTLTKDGQGVVKAGDIQVPHDVEVVNPDHVIAHLSAGGKLNMEIKVEKGRGYQPAPARAGREDSRSIGTIQLDASFSPIRRVSYAVESARVEQRTDLDRLILEIETNGVLTPEDAVRQAARILVDQLSVFADLEGTPVEEEKPAAPQIDPILLRPVDDLELTVRSANCLKAENIYYIGDLIQRTETELLKAPNLGRKSLNEIKEVLASKGLSLGMRLENWPPAGLDKP; encoded by the coding sequence ATGCAAAACCTCGCCAATGAGTTGCTCAAGCCGCGCATCATCGACGTGCAGGCTCAATCGTCCGCTCAAGCCCGGGTGGTGATGGAGCCGTTCGAGCGTGGTTATGGCCATACGCTCGGTAACGCCCTGCGCCGAATCCTGCTGTCTTCGATGCCGGGTTTTGCGCCGACGGAAGTGAAGATCGAAGGGGTGGTCCACGAATATTCCGCGCTGGATGGCGTTCAGGAAGATGTGGTCGATATCCTGCTCAATCTCAAGGGTGTCGTGCTCAAGCTGCATGGTCGCGAAGCGGTCGCGTTGACGCTGACCAAGGATGGCCAGGGCGTGGTCAAGGCCGGCGATATCCAGGTGCCGCACGATGTCGAGGTGGTCAATCCGGATCATGTGATTGCCCATCTTTCCGCCGGTGGCAAGCTCAACATGGAGATCAAGGTCGAGAAGGGCCGTGGTTACCAGCCCGCTCCCGCCCGCGCAGGCCGCGAGGACTCCCGCAGCATCGGCACGATCCAGCTGGATGCCTCGTTCAGCCCGATCCGTCGCGTCAGCTATGCCGTTGAAAGCGCACGGGTCGAGCAGCGTACCGATCTGGATCGGCTGATCCTCGAGATCGAGACCAATGGGGTGCTGACGCCGGAGGATGCGGTACGCCAGGCGGCCCGTATCCTGGTGGACCAGCTGTCGGTGTTCGCTGATCTGGAAGGTACGCCGGTCGAGGAAGAAAAGCCTGCTGCGCCGCAGATCGATCCGATCCTGCTGCGTCCGGTGGATGATCTCGAACTCACCGTGCGCTCGGCCAACTGCCTCAAGGCGGAAAACATCTACTACATCGGCGATCTGATCCAGCGCACCGAGACCGAGCTTCTCAAGGCGCCGAACCTGGGCCGCAAGTCCTTGAATGAAATCAAGGAAGTGCTGGCCTCGAAGGGCCTTAGCCTGGGTATGCGCCTCGAAAACTGGCCGCCGGCCGGCTTGGATAAGCCGTAA
- a CDS encoding HDOD domain-containing protein, with protein MLTRPPATYEAWVDHLAACELPVLQYTLTRLGELKNRLDEISLRDLTRLARRDALMTLRVIRFLQQRRHLSQTTDVNTVGRALLMIGMQGFIQEFGKATPVEQILKDTPQAVIGIRRMLARAGLAARFAESIAAARHDVDPEEVITAALLHDAVEILLWLLAPTLAMQIEQLLADEPGLRSREAQRRVLGHSLFELQLALVQRWQLPTLLAHLMDERYQSEPRVRTVMVSAALSRHLLRGWDDAGLPDDFSEVAELIGIEPDAAYALVRDVAVTAAHDWHWYDTLPLLARLPDTR; from the coding sequence ATGCTCACGCGTCCCCCTGCCACCTACGAAGCCTGGGTCGACCATCTGGCCGCCTGCGAGCTGCCGGTCCTGCAGTATACGTTGACGAGACTGGGCGAACTGAAAAACCGTCTGGATGAAATCAGCCTCAGGGATCTGACGCGCCTCGCCCGACGCGATGCACTGATGACCTTGCGGGTGATCCGCTTCCTGCAGCAACGACGCCACCTCAGCCAGACCACAGACGTCAACACGGTCGGACGTGCTCTGTTGATGATCGGGATGCAAGGCTTCATCCAGGAGTTCGGCAAGGCAACACCAGTCGAGCAGATACTGAAAGACACACCACAGGCAGTGATCGGCATCCGTCGCATGTTGGCCCGTGCCGGCCTTGCCGCACGATTCGCCGAATCCATCGCTGCCGCCCGCCACGATGTCGACCCTGAAGAAGTGATCACCGCGGCCCTGCTGCACGATGCGGTGGAGATCCTGCTCTGGCTGCTCGCACCGACATTGGCAATGCAGATCGAACAGCTGCTGGCAGACGAGCCGGGATTGCGCAGCCGGGAAGCGCAACGCCGGGTCTTGGGACACAGCCTCTTTGAACTGCAGCTGGCGCTGGTGCAACGCTGGCAACTTCCGACGCTGCTGGCCCACCTGATGGATGAGCGCTATCAGAGCGAACCACGGGTCCGTACCGTTATGGTCTCGGCCGCCTTGTCCCGTCACCTGCTGCGTGGCTGGGACGATGCCGGGCTTCCCGACGACTTCAGCGAGGTGGCAGAGCTGATCGGGATCGAGCCGGATGCCGCGTACGCACTGGTCCGTGACGTTGCAGTCACCGCTGCACACGACTGGCATTGGTATGACACCTTGCCACTGCTTGCAAGACTGCCCGATACCCGCTGA
- a CDS encoding GNAT family N-acetyltransferase, whose product MLQQLHSDTAKHARRLSLALANTQEQIRAAQALRHKVFVEEMGARLTPGTPGLDQDLFDPYCEHLIVQDDETGEVVGTYRILTPHQARRLGSYYADTEFDLTRLQHLRSQFVEVGRSCVHPDYRNGATIALLWSGLAEYMRRHGYQYLIGCASISLSDGGHCAASLYRKLIETAYAPIEWRVFPRCPLPLAALDQRLPVPTPPLIKGYLRAGALICGEPAWDPDFNTADLFVLLPMRRIDTRYAKHFVR is encoded by the coding sequence ATGCTGCAGCAGTTGCATTCCGACACCGCAAAACATGCACGCAGGTTGTCGCTGGCCTTGGCCAATACCCAGGAGCAGATCCGGGCTGCGCAAGCCCTGCGCCACAAGGTCTTCGTGGAGGAAATGGGGGCACGGCTCACCCCAGGCACACCGGGCCTGGATCAGGATCTGTTCGACCCCTATTGCGAGCATCTGATCGTCCAGGATGACGAGACGGGGGAAGTGGTGGGCACCTACCGCATCCTCACGCCGCATCAGGCACGCCGATTGGGCAGCTACTATGCCGACACCGAATTCGACCTGACCCGGCTGCAGCACCTGCGCAGCCAATTCGTCGAAGTAGGCCGTTCCTGTGTGCATCCGGACTACCGCAACGGCGCCACCATTGCGCTGCTCTGGTCGGGCCTTGCCGAATACATGCGCCGCCATGGTTATCAATACCTGATCGGCTGCGCCAGCATCTCCCTTTCCGACGGGGGCCATTGTGCCGCCAGCCTCTACCGCAAACTGATCGAGACCGCATACGCACCGATCGAATGGCGTGTCTTTCCCCGCTGCCCGCTGCCGCTTGCCGCCCTCGATCAACGCTTGCCGGTGCCCACCCCGCCGCTGATCAAAGGCTACCTGCGCGCTGGCGCACTGATCTGCGGTGAACCTGCGTGGGACCCGGACTTCAATACCGCAGACCTGTTTGTACTGCTGCCGATGCGCCGCATCGATACCCGCTACGCCAAGCATTTTGTACGCTAG
- a CDS encoding DNA gyrase inhibitor YacG: MTARVVPCPKCGTLTPFSPANPYRPFCSERCRVDDLAAWAQERYRIPGEDGPPAIGGESGE; the protein is encoded by the coding sequence GTGACAGCGCGCGTCGTTCCCTGCCCCAAGTGCGGCACCCTGACCCCGTTCTCGCCGGCCAATCCCTACCGTCCATTCTGTTCCGAGCGCTGTCGCGTCGATGACCTGGCCGCGTGGGCGCAGGAGCGCTACCGCATTCCCGGCGAAGACGGCCCTCCGGCAATCGGTGGCGAATCCGGCGAATGA
- the zapD gene encoding cell division protein ZapD has translation MAFVLSGLVKEHQIKLTLWVFKAAHMLQNWSSFCIQPAVISYEFPINERIRTLLRLEHLYDRTALFAGREQAVDHHAALLGIFEIMEVASRADLKSDLLQELERQRQTLASLRNNPHILETALEGVLADIEVAHGRMLDMTGKFGQHLRENEWLMTIKQRLSIPGGACEFDLPSYHYWQQLPAVRRQGDIDRWFHPLTPIKQGIDIVLRLLRDSARVSHYTARQGTFQQMSGGKTIQMLRVTLPLDLPVVPELSANRYAINVRFVHPSTSGERPRVVDSDIEFNLGYCNL, from the coding sequence ATGGCATTTGTACTATCTGGATTGGTCAAAGAACATCAGATAAAGCTTACTCTGTGGGTTTTCAAAGCTGCCCACATGCTGCAGAATTGGTCATCTTTTTGTATCCAGCCCGCCGTGATCAGTTACGAATTCCCAATCAACGAGCGTATCCGCACCTTGCTGCGGCTGGAGCACCTGTACGACCGCACCGCCCTGTTTGCGGGCAGGGAACAGGCGGTGGATCATCATGCGGCGCTGCTCGGTATTTTCGAGATCATGGAAGTCGCGAGCCGTGCCGATCTTAAATCCGATCTATTGCAGGAACTTGAACGGCAGCGGCAAACCCTGGCGTCGTTGCGGAACAATCCGCATATCCTTGAAACAGCGCTGGAGGGCGTGCTCGCCGATATCGAGGTCGCCCACGGCCGCATGCTGGATATGACCGGCAAGTTCGGCCAGCACCTGCGCGAGAACGAGTGGCTGATGACGATCAAGCAACGCCTGTCGATTCCTGGCGGCGCCTGTGAATTCGACCTGCCTTCGTACCACTACTGGCAACAATTGCCGGCGGTGCGGCGGCAAGGCGATATCGATCGCTGGTTTCATCCCCTGACCCCGATCAAGCAAGGCATCGATATTGTCCTGCGCCTGTTGCGCGACTCGGCCCGGGTGAGCCATTACACGGCCCGCCAGGGCACATTCCAGCAGATGTCCGGGGGCAAGACCATCCAGATGCTGCGCGTGACCCTGCCTCTTGACCTGCCGGTCGTTCCGGAGCTTTCGGCCAACCGCTACGCCATCAATGTCCGCTTCGTGCATCCAAGCACCAGTGGGGAGCGTCCGCGGGTGGTGGACAGCGATATCGAGTTCAACCTGGGTTACTGCAATCTGTGA
- a CDS encoding lysophospholipid acyltransferase family protein: MIPGLYPANHLLLANHISWLDIFVLNSATVSRFVAKAEIKHWPMLGRLCSAAGTLFIERERKRDTARVGGVMLAALREGHCVAIFPEGTTSDGRCILPFRSSLLQAAIDSHATIQPIYLRYIDQQGNWNDAPAYINQMTLTESLWRLLGTRGLVAEINFLAPFVVQDMDRREVTRYAEERIKTAHDALNAASGTTGY; this comes from the coding sequence GTGATTCCGGGGCTTTATCCGGCCAACCACCTGCTGCTGGCCAATCACATTTCCTGGCTGGATATCTTCGTACTCAATAGCGCAACCGTCTCGCGCTTCGTCGCCAAGGCCGAAATCAAGCACTGGCCCATGCTGGGGCGCCTTTGCAGTGCTGCAGGCACCCTGTTCATCGAGCGTGAACGCAAACGTGATACCGCCCGGGTCGGCGGCGTCATGCTGGCAGCGCTGCGCGAGGGTCACTGCGTGGCGATCTTCCCCGAAGGCACCACCTCGGATGGTCGCTGCATCCTGCCATTCCGCTCATCGCTGCTGCAGGCGGCCATCGATTCGCACGCCACCATCCAGCCCATCTATCTGCGCTACATCGATCAGCAAGGGAATTGGAACGACGCGCCAGCCTACATCAACCAGATGACGCTGACCGAATCACTCTGGCGGCTGCTGGGCACTCGCGGCCTGGTCGCGGAAATCAATTTCCTGGCCCCGTTCGTGGTGCAGGACATGGATCGGCGTGAAGTAACGCGGTATGCCGAGGAAAGGATCAAGACGGCCCACGACGCACTCAACGCCGCCAGCGGCACGACCGGCTACTGA
- a CDS encoding type II secretion system F family protein: MAVATAKMAGAKQKETTFIWEGKDRSGKVIKGEMRASGEAVLRNHLRRQGINVTKIKKQRLRTGRRITEQDVTMFTRQLATMLKSGVPLLTAFDIVAKGHSNASMTKLLMEIKSDIETGSSMTQAFRKHPLYFDALYCNLLQAGEQAGILDTLLARLATYKEKILSVKKKIKSAMFYPTAVIVAAFVITAVIMIFVIPAFKDLFSSFGADLPAPTLLVIALSDMFVDYWWLIFGGIFGGIWLFMNALKRSEALQIAWDRFLLKLPILGQIVKNATIARWARTLSTMFAAGVPLVDSLESVGGASGNYIYRIATKKIQTEVATGTSLTLAMQNANVFPNMVLQMTSIGEESGSLDSMLSKVADYYEEEVDNAVDALSSLMEPIIMVVLGVLIGGLVIAMYLPIFKMGEAVG, translated from the coding sequence ATGGCAGTCGCAACGGCAAAGATGGCAGGTGCCAAGCAAAAGGAAACCACCTTCATCTGGGAAGGCAAGGACCGCTCAGGCAAGGTGATCAAAGGCGAAATGCGCGCCTCGGGCGAGGCGGTATTGCGGAATCATCTGCGTCGCCAGGGCATCAATGTCACCAAGATCAAGAAGCAAAGGCTCAGGACCGGGCGGCGCATCACCGAGCAGGACGTCACCATGTTCACCCGGCAATTGGCGACCATGCTCAAGTCCGGCGTGCCGTTGCTGACGGCGTTCGATATCGTCGCCAAGGGCCACAGCAATGCCTCGATGACCAAGCTGCTGATGGAAATCAAGTCGGACATCGAAACCGGCTCGTCCATGACCCAGGCATTCCGCAAGCACCCGCTTTATTTCGACGCGCTGTATTGCAACCTGCTGCAGGCCGGCGAACAGGCCGGTATTCTCGATACGCTTCTGGCACGGCTGGCGACCTACAAGGAGAAGATCCTGTCGGTCAAGAAGAAGATCAAGTCCGCAATGTTTTACCCCACCGCAGTGATCGTGGCGGCATTCGTGATCACCGCCGTGATCATGATCTTCGTGATTCCGGCGTTCAAGGATCTGTTCTCGAGCTTCGGCGCGGACCTGCCGGCGCCCACGCTGCTGGTGATCGCGCTCTCGGATATGTTCGTCGACTACTGGTGGTTGATCTTCGGCGGCATTTTCGGGGGCATCTGGCTGTTCATGAATGCGCTCAAACGCTCCGAGGCGCTGCAGATCGCCTGGGATCGCTTCCTGCTCAAGCTGCCCATTCTCGGGCAGATCGTCAAAAACGCCACGATTGCCCGCTGGGCCCGCACCTTGTCGACCATGTTCGCAGCCGGGGTGCCGCTGGTGGATTCGCTGGAGTCGGTCGGCGGCGCGTCGGGCAACTACATCTATCGGATCGCGACCAAGAAGATCCAGACCGAGGTTGCCACCGGCACCAGCCTGACACTGGCGATGCAGAACGCCAATGTCTTCCCGAACATGGTGCTGCAGATGACCTCGATCGGTGAGGAGTCCGGTTCGCTCGACTCGATGCTGAGCAAGGTCGCCGACTACTACGAAGAGGAAGTCGACAACGCGGTCGACGCGTTGTCCAGCCTGATGGAGCCGATCATCATGGTCGTGCTCGGCGTGCTGATCGGCGGCCTCGTCATCGCGATGTACCTGCCGATCTTCAAGATGGGCGAGGCGGTGGGTTGA
- the rpsD gene encoding 30S ribosomal protein S4: MARYIGPKCKLARREGTDLFLKSARRSLDSKCKLEQAPGQHGAKNTRLSDYGAHLREKQKIRRIYGVLERQFRRYFEEAARRKGSTGENLLKILESRLDNVVYRLGFGSTRAESRQLVSHKAITVNGKVVNIPSFQVKAGDVVAVREKAKKQARVIEAVSLAEGIGFPNWVQVDSKKLEGVFKSAPERSDLSSDINESLVVEFYSK; encoded by the coding sequence ATGGCTCGTTATATTGGACCCAAGTGCAAACTCGCACGCCGCGAAGGCACGGATCTTTTCCTCAAGAGCGCCCGTCGTTCGCTCGACAGCAAGTGCAAGCTGGAACAAGCCCCAGGCCAGCATGGCGCTAAGAACACCCGTCTGTCGGACTACGGTGCTCACCTGCGCGAGAAGCAGAAGATCCGCCGCATCTATGGCGTGCTGGAACGTCAGTTCCGTCGTTATTTCGAAGAAGCCGCGCGCCGCAAGGGCTCGACCGGCGAAAACCTGTTGAAGATCCTGGAATCGCGCCTGGACAACGTCGTCTATCGGCTGGGCTTCGGCTCCACCCGTGCCGAATCGCGCCAGCTGGTCTCGCACAAGGCCATCACGGTCAATGGCAAGGTCGTCAACATCCCGTCGTTCCAGGTGAAGGCAGGTGATGTGGTGGCCGTGCGTGAAAAGGCCAAGAAGCAGGCACGTGTTATCGAGGCGGTATCGTTGGCTGAAGGGATCGGTTTCCCCAACTGGGTGCAGGTGGATAGCAAGAAGCTCGAAGGCGTGTTCAAGAGCGCCCCGGAGCGTTCCGACCTGTCCAGCGACATCAACGAATCGTTGGTCGTGGAATTCTATTCCAAGTAA
- a CDS encoding prepilin peptidase: protein MLWQALLDNPLPYSGLVFVLGLLVGSFLNVAIHRLPRMIEADLRHECQLIDLPADTPWPDRPRYNLWVPRSACPHCGHHIGALENVPVLSYLALRGRCRGCGQRISPRYPLVEMLSAVLSAVVAWQFGPSLAGVGALLLTWALIALVFIDADTFLLPDSITLPLLWAGLLLNLLGGFVPLHQAVIGAMAGYLALWSVYWAFKLLTGKEGMGYGDFKLLAALGAWFGWQAIPIIVLLSSVAGAILGGAMMLAARKGLSKPMPFGPYLGIAGWLTLVWGASLRQALFPTL, encoded by the coding sequence ATGCTCTGGCAAGCGCTGCTTGACAACCCGCTGCCCTACAGCGGGTTGGTGTTCGTGCTGGGCCTGCTGGTCGGCAGCTTTCTGAATGTGGCGATCCATCGCCTGCCCCGGATGATCGAGGCAGACCTGCGGCATGAATGCCAGTTGATCGACCTGCCGGCCGATACCCCATGGCCGGACAGACCGCGCTACAACCTGTGGGTGCCCCGGTCCGCCTGCCCGCATTGCGGCCATCACATCGGCGCACTGGAGAACGTCCCGGTGCTCAGCTATCTTGCGTTGCGCGGCCGCTGCCGCGGCTGCGGACAACGGATCAGCCCGAGATATCCGCTCGTCGAAATGCTGAGTGCCGTGCTCAGCGCCGTCGTGGCGTGGCAGTTCGGGCCATCGCTGGCAGGTGTGGGCGCGCTGCTGCTGACCTGGGCGCTGATTGCCCTGGTCTTCATCGATGCCGACACCTTTTTGCTCCCCGACTCGATCACCCTGCCGCTGCTTTGGGCAGGCCTGCTGCTGAACCTGCTTGGCGGGTTCGTACCGCTGCATCAGGCCGTGATCGGTGCCATGGCCGGCTATCTTGCGCTGTGGAGCGTGTACTGGGCCTTCAAGTTGCTGACCGGCAAGGAAGGCATGGGCTATGGCGACTTCAAGCTGCTGGCTGCGCTGGGCGCCTGGTTCGGCTGGCAGGCCATTCCCATCATCGTGCTGCTTTCATCGGTGGCAGGAGCGATCCTGGGGGGCGCGATGATGCTCGCCGCACGCAAAGGGCTGTCCAAACCGATGCCGTTCGGACCCTATCTCGGTATCGCCGGGTGGCTTACGCTGGTCTGGGGTGCCTCGCTGCGCCAAGCGCTTTTCCCCACGCTTTGA